From a single Fulvivirga ulvae genomic region:
- a CDS encoding contractile injection system tape measure protein, producing MLQKKHIVNRQVLEMRMPKEKDVFTTQRKIGDLYREKLVPIIDRQLSDRFSKDDIQYQIAQLTIDLGQVRLEEIEEVFAKKFAQALAAHQPPEEHKQENETTTPDRTPLRVVSYYLMNGILPWWADNASLTYLHQQLNELLQHPENAFKGLISQLRYNVTYLNRFLNTFTEVQTLQSLALLTTVDVSHLHKTKNEFVRQVKQHAGEWSRPQTDRAIAKAFWTAAFGQITTAKDYEGLERTTISSALTVLGADQQVTNQWQGTGKTVVNRDQQEVQLLVRKLQKKHPENITWQRFFQHFSAFLQLPSFQQVRPAELIELRKLMKALDGGEVAMRPHTGEEAHARIENIDTLLHELKNHAPKLKAITEASLRPLAKQLNQIESTLKQMQAISTPRVIEAMQSEFEDTDFIAINNAGLVLLWPFLQRFFENLGLLTDKEFHNAEARNKAACVLQHLVEAADEELFEGQLPLNKVLCGIPLDEPVEPVQLTEDDKEMAEGLLQAVIARGPYWKNLTPAGLRVSYIHREGLLKSRDGHWLLQVSKQTYDITLEKLPWSFNAVKLPWMNEVLIVEWI from the coding sequence ATGCTGCAAAAGAAACATATCGTCAACCGGCAGGTCCTCGAGATGCGAATGCCAAAAGAAAAGGATGTATTTACCACCCAAAGGAAAATAGGTGACCTCTACCGGGAAAAACTCGTGCCTATCATTGACAGGCAACTGAGCGACCGTTTCAGCAAAGATGATATTCAGTATCAGATAGCGCAGCTGACCATCGATTTAGGGCAGGTACGTTTGGAGGAGATTGAGGAAGTATTTGCCAAAAAGTTTGCCCAGGCCCTGGCAGCACATCAACCGCCCGAAGAGCATAAGCAGGAAAATGAAACAACAACTCCGGACAGAACACCCTTGCGAGTAGTATCCTACTACCTGATGAACGGGATACTCCCCTGGTGGGCCGACAACGCGAGCCTGACGTACTTACATCAGCAGCTCAATGAACTGCTACAGCATCCGGAAAACGCCTTCAAAGGCCTCATCAGTCAGCTCAGGTATAACGTCACTTACCTCAATCGGTTCTTAAATACATTTACCGAAGTGCAGACGCTTCAATCCTTAGCCTTGCTGACCACCGTAGACGTTAGTCACCTTCACAAAACCAAAAATGAATTTGTCAGGCAGGTGAAACAGCATGCAGGCGAATGGTCGAGGCCTCAAACGGACCGGGCGATTGCAAAAGCATTTTGGACAGCAGCCTTTGGCCAGATAACCACCGCCAAAGACTATGAAGGGCTGGAAAGGACAACAATTTCCAGTGCGCTAACCGTGTTGGGCGCAGATCAGCAGGTTACGAACCAATGGCAGGGCACGGGCAAGACCGTAGTGAACAGAGATCAGCAGGAAGTACAGTTGCTGGTAAGGAAGCTTCAAAAGAAACACCCTGAAAACATCACCTGGCAGCGCTTTTTTCAGCACTTTTCTGCATTCCTTCAGCTGCCTTCATTTCAGCAGGTCCGGCCTGCCGAACTCATTGAACTTCGAAAGCTGATGAAAGCCCTTGATGGAGGAGAGGTGGCTATGAGACCTCATACCGGTGAAGAAGCACATGCAAGAATTGAAAATATAGACACCTTACTGCACGAGTTGAAAAACCACGCCCCTAAGCTAAAGGCTATCACAGAAGCCAGTCTGCGGCCACTGGCAAAACAACTCAACCAGATTGAGTCTACTTTAAAGCAGATGCAGGCTATCTCAACCCCCCGGGTGATCGAAGCCATGCAATCCGAATTTGAAGACACCGATTTTATTGCCATTAACAATGCAGGGTTGGTGCTTTTGTGGCCCTTTTTACAGCGATTCTTTGAAAACCTCGGGCTACTCACCGACAAGGAGTTTCATAATGCCGAGGCCAGAAACAAAGCCGCTTGTGTGTTACAGCACCTCGTGGAGGCCGCAGATGAAGAGCTGTTCGAAGGGCAACTGCCCTTGAATAAGGTGCTATGCGGCATTCCCCTCGATGAACCGGTTGAACCCGTTCAGCTTACCGAAGACGACAAAGAAATGGCTGAGGGACTACTGCAAGCGGTCATTGCCAGAGGCCCTTACTGGAAAAACCTTACTCCGGCAGGTTTGCGCGTCTCCTACATCCATAGAGAGGGTTTACTCAAAAGCCGGGACGGCCACTGGCTATTGCAGGTAAGCAAACAAACTTATGATATTACCCTGGAAAAATTACCCTGGAGCTTCAATGCCGTGAAGCTGCCCTGGATGAACGAAGTTTTAATAGTAGAATGGATATGA
- a CDS encoding baseplate J/gp47 family protein — MTDNLTPQKLLLRDGTSQQDRNNPLLDPAHVKVDDRSLEQLIVEAQRLAQELRFFDEQNQLTATWELFLIDDAIQYKAASPKGKELQRAQWASQLAAFVEDPDSFASDEKLMSRLSRPHSVLFITFLKLLHHVKEQLNGLTRKHLDFYFKERLALTPREAVPDVVNVLLGLAEDVDKLEVKKGTTLLAGEDEDGNPLHYAVDEDTIISRARIAQLKNVFVDKRLLAIQDIHRENADTLDRGLTRMLEAALGHPAPGDPLPILPEGVEDLIALDTLVEQDNVAAKNYVTGQLFLSVEDFKLIFQKSREESQDIPTNWQPVYDALDNAFKAKIRKRRQDKLKAIRENEGFEAMVKHVYGSPKPGDNLPLYRGGLTSFASVHKDLLNDNPAISQEATDYIFEELKLDKQHFDHIARTGEEANAKEEDWNKVYRLLELADRETRGFILPSPVREELSDIYAASDAKAHAFNEYGDDDESKRFKTFGSRQQGVALDLKPANIGLAISTPTLLLTEGRRQITVLMDFALQSDNADPISSLFSLGVERPFQIHLSSEEQWFIPPNTTFEFGDYIGREYEGTYQGQFEAISDTASDEVAGNITDKKKYIKSEGQDFSPLDIGKYLVDLNGLIYQVTTVVSQEEVEVSKAGDLELSADEFLQAVRKYSPQQVYLKGLKVVINLRESDVPVVPFKAKDQVQYVDAAYPALALSLNHFLADEIGKERYMSHYHSLMDLKLNKIQLSVDVKNVKDITLQNDEGVISAKKPFEPFGTEPETGNSFYFTNKEISLKKLESLDLQMQWVKAPEDFSAYYQNYWHILKDEPVKDKDEDQGETPDFYTIKGNTDFKAEVFFHNANEDVKVGNITLFADELLDDPREPHDVHMRLAHNFPETYTYRQDPNVEMGAEEVLDWSRYFKLELSPLDFQHSIFNTLFVRQAMSDKPEIKTLIINPPYQPKLKSLHLNYSAYTDIIPDKAGAKDHDALYHMHPFGFKQLLEQENAALLPLYRNEGELFLGIADLDAPQILSVLFQMAEGSADPDVEKTVLQWSYLRNNEWVGLPSSAIISDTTNGLINTGIVRIKVPADATTGGTLMPDALHWLKIDVDKNIVGVSDTVDILAQAISATLSSETVAPSHFATPLKAETITETKKTFSEIVSVTQPFTSSKGKPAEQGNDLYKRISERLRHKNRALTMWDYEHMVLDRFPQVFKVKCLPAKEEPGRVDVVVIPDIKGTQPFNPFAPKVAADTLFEIRKHLDTHSPAHAEVVVQNPFYLQVLTRCSVKFYPGYDEEFYKAKLIEEIKRFLSPWAYNDQGDIRIGGSLNASVLINFIAERPYIDYVAHLKLFQSEDGKTFVDVRAINDGKAAVIPSRSDMVMVSAPSHEIDVLSESAFNEDSFEGINYMKVQLDFKVGEDIR; from the coding sequence ATGACCGATAACTTAACACCTCAGAAACTCCTGCTCAGGGATGGCACCAGTCAGCAAGACCGCAACAACCCATTGCTTGACCCAGCGCATGTGAAGGTAGATGACAGGAGCTTAGAGCAGCTTATTGTTGAAGCGCAGCGCCTGGCACAAGAATTAAGATTCTTTGATGAACAAAACCAGTTGACAGCCACCTGGGAACTGTTTTTGATCGATGATGCCATACAGTACAAAGCAGCGTCACCAAAAGGAAAAGAGCTGCAGCGGGCACAGTGGGCCAGCCAGCTCGCAGCATTTGTAGAGGACCCTGACAGCTTTGCCAGTGATGAGAAACTGATGTCCAGGCTGTCACGACCCCATTCGGTACTCTTTATAACATTCCTGAAGTTACTCCACCATGTTAAAGAACAACTCAACGGCCTGACCCGGAAACACCTGGACTTTTACTTTAAAGAGCGTCTGGCCCTTACTCCGCGAGAAGCTGTACCTGATGTAGTCAATGTACTGCTAGGGCTGGCAGAAGACGTTGACAAACTGGAAGTGAAAAAAGGGACCACCCTGCTGGCCGGAGAAGATGAAGACGGCAACCCGCTGCACTATGCCGTTGACGAAGACACCATCATCAGCCGGGCCAGAATAGCCCAATTGAAAAATGTATTTGTTGATAAACGACTTCTTGCCATACAGGATATCCACCGTGAAAATGCAGACACCTTAGATAGAGGCCTTACCCGTATGCTGGAAGCAGCACTGGGCCACCCTGCGCCCGGTGATCCGTTGCCAATATTACCCGAAGGCGTGGAAGACCTCATAGCCCTGGATACCCTGGTGGAGCAGGATAACGTAGCAGCAAAAAACTATGTGACGGGTCAACTATTCCTTTCCGTGGAAGACTTCAAACTGATCTTTCAAAAGAGCCGAGAAGAAAGCCAGGATATACCCACCAACTGGCAGCCTGTCTACGATGCCTTAGATAACGCATTTAAAGCCAAAATCAGAAAAAGAAGACAGGACAAATTAAAAGCGATCAGAGAAAACGAAGGCTTTGAGGCTATGGTAAAGCATGTGTACGGAAGCCCGAAGCCAGGAGATAACCTGCCGCTGTATCGAGGTGGTCTTACATCTTTTGCCTCAGTACATAAAGACCTGCTGAACGACAATCCGGCTATCAGCCAGGAAGCCACCGATTACATCTTCGAAGAGCTGAAACTGGATAAGCAGCACTTTGATCACATCGCCCGCACTGGCGAGGAGGCAAATGCCAAAGAAGAAGACTGGAATAAAGTGTATAGGTTGCTGGAACTGGCCGACAGGGAAACACGAGGCTTTATACTGCCTTCCCCGGTTAGGGAAGAACTGTCAGATATTTACGCTGCATCCGATGCCAAAGCCCATGCCTTTAACGAATATGGAGACGATGATGAAAGCAAGCGATTCAAGACCTTTGGCAGCAGGCAGCAAGGTGTAGCCTTAGACCTGAAGCCCGCCAACATTGGCCTGGCCATAAGCACCCCCACACTGTTGCTCACCGAAGGCAGAAGACAGATCACCGTGTTGATGGATTTTGCTTTGCAAAGCGATAATGCCGATCCGATCAGTTCGCTTTTCAGTTTGGGTGTTGAGAGACCATTTCAGATCCACCTGAGTAGCGAAGAGCAGTGGTTCATTCCGCCCAATACCACGTTTGAATTCGGAGACTACATTGGCAGAGAGTATGAAGGCACCTATCAAGGACAGTTTGAAGCGATATCAGACACAGCATCCGATGAAGTTGCCGGCAATATCACTGACAAGAAGAAGTATATCAAATCCGAAGGCCAGGATTTTAGCCCGTTAGACATCGGCAAATATCTGGTTGACCTCAATGGGTTGATCTATCAGGTCACAACTGTAGTCTCCCAAGAAGAAGTAGAAGTCAGTAAAGCAGGGGACCTGGAACTCAGTGCAGATGAATTTCTCCAGGCAGTACGCAAATATTCTCCCCAACAAGTCTATTTAAAAGGGTTGAAAGTAGTGATCAACCTGCGGGAAAGCGATGTGCCCGTGGTGCCCTTTAAAGCCAAAGATCAGGTGCAGTATGTTGATGCAGCCTATCCGGCCCTGGCACTTTCTTTAAACCACTTTTTGGCCGATGAGATAGGCAAGGAGCGTTACATGAGTCATTACCACAGCCTGATGGACCTGAAACTGAACAAGATACAACTGTCAGTAGATGTAAAAAACGTCAAAGACATTACCCTGCAAAATGACGAGGGAGTGATCAGTGCCAAAAAGCCCTTTGAACCCTTTGGCACAGAGCCGGAAACGGGCAATAGCTTTTACTTTACCAACAAAGAAATTTCACTGAAGAAACTGGAGAGTCTCGACCTGCAAATGCAATGGGTAAAAGCACCCGAAGACTTTAGCGCATACTATCAAAACTACTGGCACATCCTGAAAGACGAGCCGGTAAAAGACAAAGACGAAGACCAAGGCGAAACGCCAGATTTTTACACCATAAAAGGAAACACAGATTTCAAAGCCGAGGTATTTTTTCATAATGCCAACGAAGATGTTAAAGTGGGCAACATCACCTTGTTTGCAGACGAATTGCTGGATGATCCAAGAGAGCCACATGACGTACACATGAGGCTGGCACACAACTTTCCGGAAACCTACACCTACCGTCAGGATCCTAATGTTGAGATGGGAGCAGAAGAAGTGCTGGACTGGAGTCGTTATTTCAAACTGGAACTCAGCCCGCTTGATTTTCAGCATTCCATTTTCAATACGCTTTTTGTAAGACAGGCAATGTCAGACAAACCGGAAATAAAAACACTGATCATCAATCCACCTTATCAGCCTAAACTCAAAAGCCTACATCTGAACTATTCCGCCTATACCGACATCATCCCTGATAAAGCCGGAGCAAAAGATCATGATGCCCTGTACCATATGCACCCTTTTGGGTTTAAGCAACTTCTGGAACAGGAAAATGCGGCATTGCTGCCGCTATATCGCAACGAAGGGGAGCTTTTCCTGGGTATAGCTGATCTGGATGCACCCCAGATACTGTCCGTGCTCTTCCAGATGGCAGAAGGAAGTGCTGACCCTGATGTAGAAAAAACAGTACTACAGTGGAGCTATCTGCGAAACAATGAATGGGTCGGTCTGCCCTCATCAGCGATCATCTCAGACACCACCAACGGCCTGATCAATACCGGTATAGTACGGATCAAAGTACCCGCTGATGCCACTACCGGAGGCACCCTGATGCCGGATGCACTGCATTGGCTCAAAATCGATGTAGACAAGAACATAGTAGGGGTTTCCGATACGGTTGACATCCTGGCCCAGGCCATAAGCGCTACACTTTCCAGTGAAACCGTAGCCCCTTCCCATTTTGCAACACCCCTGAAGGCGGAAACCATTACGGAAACGAAGAAAACCTTTTCTGAGATTGTATCGGTCACACAACCCTTTACATCCAGCAAAGGCAAACCTGCAGAGCAGGGCAATGACCTTTACAAACGCATCAGTGAGCGACTCAGGCATAAAAACAGGGCCCTTACCATGTGGGATTATGAGCACATGGTCTTAGACAGGTTCCCCCAGGTGTTCAAAGTCAAATGCCTTCCGGCAAAAGAGGAACCAGGCAGGGTGGATGTGGTAGTGATACCCGACATCAAGGGAACCCAGCCTTTTAATCCGTTTGCCCCCAAAGTAGCCGCAGATACACTTTTCGAGATCAGAAAGCACCTCGACACCCACTCACCGGCACATGCCGAAGTGGTAGTACAAAACCCGTTTTATCTGCAAGTACTTACCCGGTGCTCAGTAAAATTCTACCCCGGATATGACGAGGAATTTTACAAAGCCAAACTGATAGAAGAGATCAAGCGCTTCCTTTCCCCATGGGCCTACAACGATCAGGGTGATATCAGGATTGGAGGCTCATTGAATGCAAGTGTGCTGATCAACTTCATTGCCGAAAGGCCCTACATAGATTATGTCGCACACCTGAAATTATTTCAAAGTGAAGATGGAAAAACCTTTGTAGACGTCCGGGCCATCAATGATGGGAAAGCAGCCGTTATCCCGTCCCGCTCAGATATGGTCATGGTTTCGGCCCCCTCACACGAGATAGATGTGCTGAGTGAAAGTGCCTTCAACGAAGACAGCTTCGAAGGGATCAACTACATGAAAGTACAGCTTGATTTTAAAGTAGGAGAAGATATCAGATAA
- a CDS encoding tail fiber protein, which translates to MEINKKNRSELKNHFLKNKIPTQEHFAQLVDAGINQAEDGIAKVQGSPLALQAEGEEVGTQGILDLYTDFSKKSAEWSLNLNPRVDPLEPDTNQRGLNIKDKSGKSRLFIRLEDGKVGIGTIEPESKLTIHGSDSESALSVVSNTKQHSRIFEVTEDKSDGKVSVRGGDTREGVRLSGAQEKPSFVLGKLGLGTENPAAPLSVQGAGKDSSPDASMHITSSSILFGGPNQGKNENSAKISIDEENALKIHGMASGNTGASRKVKVFAEGGMNVEGPLMATNFSKSSNMDGNNASDERIPTQKSVKSYVDDRLPKGVICMWSGDNAPAGWALCNGENGTPDLTGRFIVGLGGTGDYDTIGNTGGQEQVTLTTAQLPAHSHSGSTKDAGEHNHSFSGSKKHGRGAKTGNHYDYYASSSGTTGSAGKHSHSFDTNDTGGSKSHENRPPYYVLAYIIKL; encoded by the coding sequence ATGGAAATCAATAAGAAAAACCGATCAGAACTTAAAAACCATTTCCTGAAAAACAAGATCCCGACCCAGGAGCATTTTGCCCAACTGGTAGATGCAGGCATCAACCAGGCAGAAGACGGAATAGCCAAAGTGCAGGGAAGCCCACTGGCCCTGCAAGCTGAAGGTGAGGAGGTAGGCACCCAGGGAATCCTGGATCTGTATACAGACTTTTCTAAAAAAAGTGCAGAGTGGTCGCTCAACCTGAACCCCAGAGTCGACCCCTTGGAACCCGACACCAACCAGCGTGGACTCAACATCAAAGATAAATCAGGAAAGAGCCGGCTGTTTATCAGGTTAGAAGATGGAAAAGTAGGCATTGGCACCATAGAGCCAGAGTCAAAACTGACCATTCACGGAAGTGATAGCGAGTCGGCCCTTTCGGTTGTCTCTAACACAAAGCAGCACTCCCGGATCTTTGAAGTGACCGAAGATAAAAGTGATGGAAAAGTATCCGTAAGAGGCGGAGATACCCGTGAAGGAGTGCGCCTAAGTGGCGCGCAGGAGAAACCCAGCTTTGTTTTAGGAAAGCTCGGCTTAGGCACCGAAAACCCGGCAGCGCCCCTGAGTGTTCAGGGTGCAGGTAAAGACAGCTCGCCAGATGCCTCAATGCATATCACCAGTAGCAGCATTTTATTTGGAGGGCCTAACCAGGGTAAAAATGAAAACTCCGCCAAAATTTCAATAGATGAAGAAAATGCCCTGAAAATACATGGTATGGCCTCAGGCAACACCGGAGCATCAAGAAAGGTGAAAGTCTTTGCCGAAGGCGGTATGAACGTAGAAGGCCCGTTAATGGCCACAAACTTTTCCAAGAGCTCCAATATGGATGGCAATAATGCCAGTGACGAAAGGATCCCTACCCAAAAATCAGTGAAATCCTATGTAGATGACCGGCTACCCAAAGGCGTCATTTGCATGTGGTCAGGCGATAATGCCCCGGCCGGATGGGCCCTTTGTAATGGCGAAAATGGTACCCCCGACCTTACCGGAAGATTTATCGTAGGGCTTGGTGGTACAGGTGATTACGACACGATCGGCAACACAGGAGGCCAGGAGCAGGTAACCCTGACCACGGCACAGTTGCCGGCTCACAGCCACTCCGGGTCCACCAAAGATGCAGGTGAACATAACCATAGTTTCTCAGGAAGTAAAAAGCACGGCCGTGGGGCTAAAACAGGAAATCATTATGATTACTATGCCTCATCTTCCGGAACTACAGGTAGTGCCGGCAAACACAGCCACTCATTTGATACCAATGATACCGGAGGTAGCAAGTCTCATGAAAACCGCCCGCCGTACTATGTGCTGGCATACATCATAAAACTGTAA
- a CDS encoding ATP-binding protein, which produces MIVMKNNNTLQQNAQALTDELKWLSEVINLRIALHFGHDTPYLSIEDLPVPDLSAGGGTYVEFVHQHDLNVAERLVLILGLAPHLKPGVLDILSSKNQDYDRRFSEFGGLFMEGHSGLVPTAETAMFILAGDDLQKRLDYQYIFRPGHVLTANHVITGASRRKGTPRLSREWLVADEYIDFLITGEAFHPTYGEDFPAQLIDTQLEWEDVVLSKKTSESIREIKEWAELGHILMSDLGLGRRLKPGYKSLFYGPPGTGKTMTAALLGKSTGKPVYKIDLSMVVSKYIGETEKNLAKVFDQAEKSDWILFFDEADSLFGKRTQVNSANDRFGNQEIGYLLQRIEDFSGVVILATNLKENIDEAFTRRFQSMIEFRTPGVEERLALLEKSFSDQLPLEPSIDKRSVAEKYELTGGVLMNVVRKSTLRAIARNESAISKKDLEEAIQRELQKEGIILS; this is translated from the coding sequence ATGATCGTAATGAAAAACAACAATACATTGCAACAAAATGCACAGGCACTGACCGATGAACTGAAGTGGTTGAGTGAAGTGATCAACCTTCGGATAGCCTTGCACTTTGGGCACGACACCCCTTATCTGTCCATCGAAGACCTCCCGGTTCCCGACCTTTCGGCAGGTGGCGGCACCTATGTGGAGTTCGTGCACCAACACGACCTCAATGTGGCCGAACGGTTGGTCCTCATCCTTGGGCTGGCTCCGCACCTCAAACCCGGAGTGCTGGATATCCTTTCATCCAAAAACCAGGACTACGACCGTAGGTTCAGCGAGTTTGGCGGACTGTTTATGGAGGGGCACTCCGGCCTCGTGCCTACTGCGGAAACTGCCATGTTCATCCTCGCGGGTGATGACCTGCAAAAGCGGCTGGACTACCAGTACATCTTCAGGCCCGGCCATGTGTTGACAGCCAACCACGTGATTACCGGAGCCTCCCGCAGAAAGGGAACACCACGACTGAGCCGAGAGTGGCTGGTGGCCGATGAGTACATCGATTTTCTGATCACTGGTGAAGCTTTCCACCCAACGTATGGGGAGGACTTTCCTGCTCAACTCATAGATACCCAACTCGAATGGGAAGATGTAGTGCTGAGCAAGAAAACCTCGGAAAGCATCCGCGAGATCAAAGAGTGGGCAGAACTAGGGCACATTCTTATGAGCGATCTGGGACTTGGCAGGAGACTAAAGCCTGGCTATAAAAGCCTTTTTTACGGTCCTCCCGGTACCGGCAAGACCATGACTGCGGCCCTGCTGGGGAAGAGTACCGGAAAGCCGGTGTACAAAATAGACCTGAGCATGGTGGTATCGAAGTACATCGGAGAAACCGAGAAAAACCTGGCCAAAGTATTCGATCAGGCAGAAAAAAGCGACTGGATCCTATTCTTTGACGAAGCGGATTCTCTCTTTGGCAAGCGCACCCAGGTCAACAGTGCCAACGACCGGTTTGGAAACCAGGAGATAGGCTATCTGCTCCAGCGCATCGAAGATTTTTCAGGCGTAGTGATCCTGGCCACAAACCTGAAGGAAAACATTGACGAAGCCTTTACCAGACGGTTCCAGTCCATGATCGAGTTTCGCACGCCAGGCGTGGAAGAGCGCCTCGCACTTTTGGAAAAGTCGTTTTCCGATCAGCTCCCACTGGAGCCATCCATCGACAAACGAAGTGTAGCCGAAAAATACGAACTAACGGGAGGTGTACTGATGAACGTAGTGCGCAAGTCCACCCTCAGAGCCATAGCCCGCAATGAAAGCGCCATTTCGAAAAAAGACCTCGAAGAAGCCATCCAGCGCGAGTTGCAGAAGGAGGGGATTATTTTGAGTTGA